From Pelosinus fermentans DSM 17108, the proteins below share one genomic window:
- a CDS encoding NCS2 family permease encodes MLERLFKLSERNTNVQTEVMAGITTFMTMAYILFVNPSILGSAGMDKNAVLLATAIGSAIVTMMMGIFVNYPIALAPGMGLNAFYAFTVVIGMGISWQVALGAVFISGIIFLILTLTQVRQLLIEGMPNSLKHAITVGIGLFITIIGLKLSGIMNIRLSLIPPTLEKIVAAKGNGSPLSFETIIELGRLADHHVLLAVFGLIFISILMARKVKGAMLFGILISTFVGIAMGIVNVPAGFVPVAIPDFSNNAFFALDIPGAISMGLTTIIFTFTFVELFDTMGTLVGTTSKAGLMKKDGKIPGIGKAMLVDATGVSLGAVLGTSTITAFVESAAGVGAGGRTGLTAVVCGILFLLALFFTPVVALIPDAATAPALIIVGSLMMESVKHIDFGDFTEAMPAFMTIIMMPFTYSIANGISFGLVLYPLLKLITGRGREVHWIVYILAVLVVVRLFFLA; translated from the coding sequence ATGTTAGAAAGATTATTTAAGTTAAGTGAGCGTAATACCAATGTACAAACGGAGGTAATGGCTGGTATTACTACATTTATGACAATGGCATACATATTATTTGTCAATCCCAGCATTTTAGGATCTGCTGGAATGGATAAAAATGCAGTATTGCTTGCAACTGCGATTGGTTCTGCCATTGTTACGATGATGATGGGGATATTTGTGAATTACCCTATCGCTTTAGCGCCTGGTATGGGGCTCAATGCCTTTTATGCCTTTACAGTGGTTATTGGTATGGGAATTTCTTGGCAAGTGGCTTTGGGAGCCGTATTTATTTCAGGTATTATTTTCTTAATTCTAACATTAACCCAAGTCCGCCAATTGTTAATTGAAGGCATGCCTAACTCTTTAAAACATGCAATTACTGTAGGGATTGGACTTTTTATTACAATTATTGGATTGAAGCTTTCTGGTATTATGAATATTCGTTTATCCTTAATTCCACCGACTTTGGAAAAAATTGTTGCTGCTAAGGGGAATGGATCACCTCTATCTTTTGAGACGATTATAGAACTGGGAAGATTGGCTGATCATCATGTTTTACTAGCTGTTTTTGGTCTTATTTTCATTAGCATTTTAATGGCACGTAAAGTAAAAGGAGCTATGTTATTCGGTATTCTCATTAGTACCTTTGTTGGTATTGCAATGGGAATCGTTAATGTTCCGGCAGGATTTGTTCCTGTAGCAATTCCTGACTTTAGCAACAATGCCTTTTTTGCGCTGGATATTCCTGGTGCTATTAGTATGGGGTTAACAACGATTATCTTCACATTTACCTTTGTTGAATTATTTGATACTATGGGTACCTTAGTTGGTACTACCAGCAAAGCTGGCTTAATGAAAAAAGATGGTAAGATTCCTGGCATCGGTAAAGCCATGCTGGTAGATGCTACAGGCGTAAGTCTTGGAGCTGTTTTAGGGACAAGTACCATTACTGCCTTTGTGGAAAGTGCTGCTGGTGTAGGGGCAGGCGGTCGTACTGGTTTGACCGCTGTCGTCTGTGGGATTTTGTTTCTTTTAGCATTGTTCTTTACTCCGGTTGTTGCCTTAATTCCTGATGCTGCGACTGCTCCTGCTCTTATTATTGTAGGTTCATTAATGATGGAAAGTGTAAAACACATCGATTTCGGTGATTTTACAGAAGCTATGCCAGCTTTCATGACCATTATTATGATGCCCTTTACCTATAGCATTGCCAATGGTATTTCTTTTGGTCTAGTGTTATATCCACTATTAAAATTAATTACTGGCCGTGGCCGGGAAGTACATTGGATTGTATATATATTAGCTGTTTTGGTTGTTGTGCGCTTGTTCTTTCTTGCGTAG
- a CDS encoding TerC family protein, whose amino-acid sequence MEYGLQLLSIVLINLLLSGDNALVIALASRNLPLHQQKKAMLYGCIGAIVLRVALTFIAIFLLKIPYLQIIAGILLLWIAIKLMAEQKGCEQRLAGKKSVSGVIKTIITADFVMSLDNVLAIIGVAKDNVGLLVLGLAISIPIIIWGSKFVCALMQKWPIIISFGSFFLGWTAAQMILSDHYIVLLMGSYFWTNYLISGISGLFVVAIGKILGKK is encoded by the coding sequence ATGGAATATGGATTGCAATTGTTAAGTATTGTACTCATTAATCTTTTGCTCAGCGGCGATAATGCCCTGGTCATTGCGCTTGCTAGCCGCAATTTGCCTCTTCATCAGCAGAAAAAGGCTATGCTGTATGGTTGTATTGGTGCTATTGTTCTTAGGGTTGCCTTAACCTTTATTGCCATTTTCTTACTGAAAATACCATATTTGCAGATAATAGCGGGTATCTTGTTATTATGGATTGCCATTAAGCTGATGGCAGAACAAAAGGGCTGTGAGCAGCGTTTGGCCGGAAAGAAAAGTGTAAGCGGAGTGATTAAGACCATTATCACTGCTGATTTTGTTATGAGCCTTGATAATGTACTAGCCATTATTGGCGTAGCAAAGGACAATGTAGGCTTACTAGTCCTCGGACTCGCTATTAGCATACCCATCATTATCTGGGGAAGCAAATTCGTCTGTGCGTTAATGCAAAAGTGGCCGATTATCATTAGCTTTGGTTCCTTCTTTTTAGGGTGGACAGCTGCTCAGATGATCCTATCAGATCACTATATAGTTCTCTTAATGGGTTCTTATTTCTGGACGAATTATCTTATTTCTGGGATTAGTGGCTTATTTGTTGTCGCTATTGGTAAAATTCTAGGGAAAAAATAG
- the trxB gene encoding thioredoxin-disulfide reductase, producing MQSYDVIIIGAGPAGLTSALYSARSKLNTLYLENLGAGGQVAATDEIENYPGFSRGISGFDLSLQMEEQALRFGAKSLLTKVLGLELADPYRIVKTTKGDFIGKIIIIASGATPKPLNCPGELTYRTRGVSYCATCDGPFYEASDIIVVGGGNSAVEEACYLTKFANKVSLVHRRDALRATKIIQDRALTNPKLEFIWNTVIHEIRGDDMVQNVILKNLLTEQLTEMPVNGIFIYVGNEPNTSFVKNLIELTEEGYIQTDEFMRTNIPGIYAVGDVRQKLLRQVVTAVSDGAIAAYHGEKYIEEHF from the coding sequence ATGCAATCTTATGACGTCATCATTATTGGTGCAGGACCTGCTGGTTTAACCTCAGCCTTATATAGCGCCAGGAGCAAATTGAACACGTTATATCTGGAGAATCTAGGAGCAGGCGGTCAAGTAGCTGCCACAGATGAAATAGAAAATTATCCAGGATTTTCGCGTGGCATCAGTGGTTTTGACTTATCCCTGCAGATGGAAGAGCAAGCGCTGCGATTTGGTGCAAAATCTTTACTTACCAAAGTACTAGGTCTAGAGCTTGCAGATCCATATCGCATTGTTAAAACCACAAAAGGTGATTTCATTGGTAAAATTATCATCATCGCTTCAGGTGCTACACCAAAACCTTTAAACTGCCCAGGTGAGCTTACCTATCGCACTCGTGGCGTATCCTACTGTGCCACTTGTGATGGTCCTTTTTATGAAGCATCTGATATCATCGTCGTAGGCGGGGGAAATTCAGCCGTTGAAGAAGCCTGCTATCTTACTAAATTTGCTAACAAAGTTAGCCTAGTACATCGCAGGGATGCACTTAGAGCTACGAAAATCATCCAAGACAGAGCCCTGACAAATCCCAAATTAGAATTCATCTGGAATACTGTGATTCATGAAATCAGAGGAGACGACATGGTCCAAAACGTCATCCTTAAAAATTTACTAACTGAACAGCTTACTGAAATGCCCGTCAATGGTATTTTTATTTATGTAGGCAATGAACCAAATACCTCTTTTGTTAAGAACCTCATAGAACTTACAGAAGAAGGATATATCCAAACAGACGAGTTTATGCGTACCAATATACCAGGAATTTACGCAGTGGGTGATGTAAGACAAAAACTGTTGCGCCAAGTCGTTACTGCGGTCAGCGATGGTGCCATTGCTGCCTACCATGGAGAAAAATATATAGAAGAACATTTTTAA
- the trxA gene encoding thioredoxin, translated as MMDEIIEITKENFKEEVLKSKLPVVLDFWGPRCIPCKRLMPIFEELAADYSGKVKFCKINTSENRSLTQQFNIMSIPTLHFYKDGTIKKTVRGAISREELEEHLKVILD; from the coding sequence ATGATGGACGAAATTATTGAAATCACCAAAGAAAACTTTAAAGAAGAAGTGCTTAAAAGCAAATTACCAGTAGTACTTGATTTTTGGGGCCCCAGATGTATTCCCTGTAAAAGGCTTATGCCAATCTTCGAAGAATTAGCAGCAGATTATTCAGGCAAAGTGAAGTTCTGCAAAATAAATACTTCAGAAAATCGCAGCCTAACTCAACAGTTCAACATAATGAGCATACCGACACTGCACTTTTACAAGGACGGCACAATTAAGAAAACAGTACGTGGCGCAATAAGCCGCGAAGAACTGGAAGAACATTTGAAAGTGATTTTGGATTAA
- the thiC gene encoding phosphomethylpyrimidine synthase ThiC, producing the protein MAYTTQMDAAKQGIITKEMTAVALKENVDVAVLLQLVAQGKVAIPANKNHTSLNPAGVGQGLSTKINVNLGVSEDCCDIEQEICKVKKAIELKADAIMDLSCFGKTREFRRRLIEFSPAMIGTVPMYDAVGFLDKELKHITAEEFLSVVKRHAEDGVDFMTIHAGLNRETAKKVKQEKRLTNIVSRGGSLLFAWMELNNQENPFYEYYDKVLDICAEYDVTISLGDACRPGCTQDATDASQIHELIVLGELTKRAWAKNVQVIVEGPGHMPLNQITGNVMLQKKLCHGAPFYVLGPLVTDVAPGYDHITSAIGGAIAAAAGADFLCYVTPAEHLRLPTMEDMKEGIIASRIAAHAADIAKGVPGAQEWDNQMSQARADIDFDKMIELSIDPEKSGRYRKESLPEHEDTCTMCGKMCAMKTMKKILNGEEVDI; encoded by the coding sequence ATGGCTTATACCACGCAAATGGATGCAGCGAAACAAGGCATTATAACGAAAGAGATGACTGCGGTGGCTCTTAAGGAGAACGTAGACGTTGCTGTATTGCTGCAATTAGTAGCTCAGGGAAAAGTTGCTATACCTGCGAATAAGAATCATACTTCACTTAATCCAGCAGGCGTTGGACAGGGGCTAAGTACAAAAATCAATGTTAATTTAGGTGTGTCAGAAGATTGCTGCGATATTGAGCAGGAAATCTGTAAAGTAAAAAAGGCAATTGAATTAAAAGCAGACGCGATTATGGATTTAAGCTGTTTTGGCAAAACACGGGAATTTCGCCGCAGATTGATTGAATTTTCACCAGCGATGATTGGTACGGTTCCTATGTATGATGCCGTTGGTTTTTTAGATAAGGAACTGAAACATATAACTGCGGAAGAATTTTTATCTGTGGTTAAGAGGCATGCAGAAGATGGCGTGGACTTTATGACCATTCATGCTGGGCTAAATCGTGAGACAGCAAAGAAAGTTAAACAGGAGAAAAGGCTCACCAATATTGTATCCAGGGGTGGCTCGTTACTATTTGCCTGGATGGAATTAAATAATCAGGAGAACCCTTTTTATGAGTATTACGATAAAGTATTAGATATTTGTGCTGAATATGATGTTACGATTAGTCTGGGAGATGCCTGCAGACCTGGATGTACTCAAGATGCAACAGATGCGTCTCAAATCCACGAATTAATTGTATTAGGGGAATTGACTAAACGAGCTTGGGCAAAGAATGTACAAGTCATTGTAGAAGGACCTGGTCATATGCCTTTGAATCAAATTACAGGTAACGTGATGCTGCAGAAGAAATTATGTCATGGTGCGCCATTTTATGTACTGGGACCTTTGGTTACGGATGTGGCACCCGGATATGATCATATTACCAGTGCCATTGGGGGAGCGATTGCTGCTGCTGCTGGTGCCGATTTCTTATGTTATGTAACCCCTGCGGAACATTTGCGGCTGCCAACCATGGAGGATATGAAAGAAGGGATTATCGCCTCGCGAATTGCTGCTCATGCTGCTGATATTGCCAAGGGAGTGCCAGGAGCACAAGAGTGGGATAATCAGATGAGTCAGGCTCGGGCTGATATTGATTTTGATAAAATGATTGAGTTGTCCATTGATCCGGAAAAATCAGGAAGATACCGCAAAGAATCCTTACCAGAACACGAAGACACTTGCACTATGTGCGGTAAAATGTGCGCTATGAAAACAATGAAAAAAATCCTGAATGGCGAAGAAGTGGACATTTAA
- the thiE gene encoding thiamine phosphate synthase, with amino-acid sequence MNRKNPLPTDLYCITAEDYSLGRSNIEIVKQWIAAGIKIIQYREKDKDMKKKYEECKIIRELTKEADVTFIVNDDIDLAMMVQADGVHIGQDDLPLEAVRQLVGDQMIIGISTHSPEQAQGAVKAGADYIGVGPIFKTSTKKNVCDPVGLEYLKYVVDNIAIPFVAIGGIKESNVIEVVHCGAKCIAMVTEITQAQDIGKKINGIRKIIKGIEEKK; translated from the coding sequence ATGAACCGGAAGAATCCTTTACCTACTGATTTATATTGTATTACAGCAGAAGACTATTCATTAGGACGCAGCAATATTGAGATCGTAAAACAATGGATTGCTGCGGGCATCAAAATAATTCAATATCGTGAAAAAGACAAAGATATGAAAAAAAAGTATGAAGAATGCAAGATCATACGGGAACTAACCAAAGAGGCTGACGTTACGTTCATTGTAAATGATGACATTGATTTGGCTATGATGGTACAGGCTGATGGAGTACACATTGGCCAAGATGACCTTCCTTTAGAAGCTGTACGACAGCTGGTTGGCGATCAAATGATCATTGGTATTTCTACTCATTCGCCGGAGCAAGCACAAGGCGCAGTCAAAGCCGGGGCTGATTACATAGGGGTAGGGCCCATTTTTAAAACCTCCACCAAGAAAAATGTGTGTGATCCAGTTGGTTTAGAATATTTGAAATATGTAGTTGACAATATAGCCATTCCTTTTGTGGCGATTGGAGGAATCAAAGAAAGCAATGTGATCGAGGTTGTTCATTGTGGTGCAAAATGTATTGCCATGGTAACGGAAATCACTCAGGCTCAAGATATTGGCAAAAAGATTAATGGGATCAGAAAAATAATAAAAGGCATAGAGGAGAAAAAATAA
- the thiH gene encoding 2-iminoacetate synthase ThiH, translated as MSFYDEFLQYSDADMEAVFQHTTSADIERIIGKDRLTPKDFLALLSPKAEEHLEWMAQKANELTVQNFGRVILLYTPMYLSDYCTNKCTYCGFNVTNTFTRKQLTMEEVEKEAQTVAASGIQHILILTGEAPAIAGVPYMKECVGILKRYFSSIAIEVYAMEEEEYAELMEAGVESMTMYQETYNPLLYDRLHLKGPKKDYRYRLDAPERACRAGMRGVNIGALLGLDDWRRDGFFTGLHANYLQNKYPGVEVSISLPRIRPTMGNCETGNSVNDKSIVQFMTAFRLFMPRAGMPLSTRENAEFRNHAIKLGITKMSAGVQTAVGGHIDSQENSGQFAVSDTRNVKEMSDAILQLGYQPVFKDWQAI; from the coding sequence ATGAGTTTTTATGATGAGTTTTTACAGTATTCAGATGCTGATATGGAAGCAGTCTTTCAACATACAACTTCTGCAGACATTGAAAGGATTATTGGTAAAGACAGATTGACTCCAAAAGATTTTTTAGCCTTACTGTCACCTAAAGCAGAAGAACATTTAGAATGGATGGCACAAAAAGCGAATGAATTGACGGTACAGAATTTTGGACGTGTCATTTTACTTTACACGCCAATGTATTTGTCCGATTACTGCACGAATAAATGTACGTATTGTGGCTTTAACGTAACCAATACCTTTACTCGTAAGCAATTGACCATGGAAGAAGTGGAAAAAGAAGCGCAAACGGTTGCAGCTTCAGGGATTCAGCACATTCTTATTCTTACAGGTGAAGCTCCTGCCATTGCGGGTGTTCCTTATATGAAAGAGTGTGTGGGAATCTTAAAACGCTATTTTTCATCCATTGCGATCGAAGTCTATGCGATGGAAGAAGAAGAATACGCTGAATTAATGGAAGCAGGGGTAGAAAGCATGACGATGTATCAGGAGACGTATAATCCGCTTCTATATGATCGTCTCCATCTAAAAGGCCCTAAGAAGGACTATCGTTACCGTTTAGATGCACCGGAGAGAGCTTGCAGGGCTGGTATGAGAGGGGTTAATATAGGTGCTTTATTAGGTCTTGATGATTGGCGGAGGGATGGTTTCTTTACAGGACTGCATGCTAATTATTTGCAAAATAAATATCCGGGTGTCGAAGTGAGTATTTCCTTGCCTCGCATACGTCCTACTATGGGGAACTGCGAGACGGGAAATAGTGTAAATGATAAAAGCATCGTGCAATTTATGACGGCTTTTCGCTTGTTTATGCCAAGGGCGGGTATGCCTCTTTCTACCAGAGAAAATGCAGAATTCCGCAATCACGCAATCAAATTAGGTATTACCAAAATGTCTGCCGGTGTGCAGACGGCCGTAGGGGGACATATCGATAGTCAGGAAAACTCTGGTCAGTTTGCTGTCTCTGACACTCGCAATGTAAAAGAAATGTCAGATGCGATCCTGCAATTAGGATATCAGCCTGTGTTTAAAGATTGGCAAGCTATATAA
- a CDS encoding thiazole synthase has product MMDQLVIGGRSLQSRLFIGTGKYSADALIPEVVKKSGSEVITVALRRIDFNSPMGNVMDHIPSGMQLLPNTSGARNAQEAIRIARLAKAAGCGNWIKIEVISDNKYLLPDGYETIKATEVLAGEGFVVLPYISPDLMVAKHLVEVGAAAVMPLGAPIGSNRGLKTKELLRILIEEIALPVIVDAGIGKPSDACEAMEMGAAACLLNTAIASANQPELMAEAFGMAVAAGRKAYLAGLGRSEKYASSSSPLTGFLHN; this is encoded by the coding sequence ATGATGGATCAATTAGTAATTGGCGGTAGAAGCCTGCAGAGTCGTTTATTTATTGGTACAGGTAAGTATTCGGCAGATGCGCTGATTCCTGAAGTTGTTAAAAAATCTGGATCAGAGGTTATAACAGTGGCGTTGCGCAGGATTGATTTTAATTCTCCTATGGGGAATGTGATGGATCATATTCCTTCGGGTATGCAGTTATTACCTAATACTTCTGGGGCCAGAAATGCCCAAGAAGCAATACGGATTGCCCGCTTAGCAAAAGCGGCAGGATGTGGTAATTGGATTAAAATAGAAGTTATTTCGGATAATAAATATTTGCTGCCCGATGGTTATGAAACCATTAAGGCCACAGAAGTTCTGGCAGGAGAAGGGTTTGTTGTATTGCCCTATATCAGTCCGGATTTAATGGTAGCTAAGCATCTAGTTGAAGTTGGTGCAGCGGCAGTTATGCCCCTGGGTGCGCCGATTGGCAGTAATCGAGGATTAAAAACCAAGGAACTTCTGAGAATTCTGATAGAGGAAATTGCTTTGCCTGTAATTGTTGATGCAGGTATTGGTAAGCCTTCAGATGCTTGTGAGGCTATGGAAATGGGGGCAGCAGCTTGTTTGCTAAATACTGCCATAGCTAGTGCTAACCAGCCAGAATTAATGGCAGAGGCATTTGGCATGGCTGTAGCTGCTGGACGAAAAGCGTATTTAGCAGGACTAGGCCGCTCTGAGAAATATGCTAGTTCGTCATCACCTCTTACAGGATTTTTACATAATTGA
- the thiS gene encoding sulfur carrier protein ThiS, whose protein sequence is MEVVLNGTVANVDKEMNLWEFLLSKELDLETIIVEHNEVIVKKQEWKTIILQDQDRLEVLKFVGGG, encoded by the coding sequence GTGGAGGTAGTGTTAAATGGAACAGTTGCGAATGTAGATAAGGAGATGAATTTGTGGGAGTTTTTGCTTTCTAAAGAACTGGATCTTGAAACAATTATTGTAGAACATAATGAGGTAATTGTAAAAAAGCAAGAATGGAAAACGATTATTCTGCAAGATCAAGATCGTTTAGAAGTATTGAAATTTGTTGGCGGAGGTTGA
- the deoD gene encoding purine-nucleoside phosphorylase: MSLHINAKQGEIASTVLMPGDPLRAKFIAENFLEDAVCYNEVRGMYGYTGFYNGKKVSVQGSGMGIPSISIYASELMTSYDVKNIIRIGTCGSLQEHVKIKDVVLAMAASHDSNINLQRFAGMTYAPTASFQLLKKAYDVAASLGIEAKVGNVLTTDTFYHDDPEDWKRWMKFGVLAVEMETAGLYTLAAKHGVHALTIVTVSDSLVTGEATSAAERQTTFTQMMEIALSMAE; this comes from the coding sequence ATGAGTCTACATATTAATGCAAAACAAGGTGAAATCGCCAGTACAGTGTTAATGCCTGGTGATCCTCTAAGGGCTAAATTTATTGCTGAGAATTTTTTAGAAGATGCAGTTTGCTATAATGAGGTTCGGGGCATGTATGGATACACTGGATTTTATAATGGGAAAAAAGTTTCAGTACAAGGCTCTGGAATGGGGATTCCTTCCATATCGATTTATGCTAGTGAACTAATGACAAGTTATGATGTGAAAAATATTATTCGTATTGGTACTTGCGGTTCACTGCAAGAACACGTAAAGATCAAAGATGTTGTTCTGGCTATGGCAGCATCTCACGATTCCAATATTAATCTTCAACGTTTTGCTGGTATGACCTATGCACCGACTGCCAGCTTTCAGTTATTAAAAAAAGCATACGATGTTGCTGCGAGTTTAGGGATTGAAGCAAAAGTGGGAAATGTGCTAACAACCGATACGTTTTATCATGATGACCCGGAAGATTGGAAACGTTGGATGAAATTCGGTGTTTTGGCAGTAGAAATGGAGACGGCAGGGTTATATACTCTAGCTGCCAAACATGGTGTACATGCTTTGACCATTGTTACAGTGAGCGATAGCTTAGTAACAGGTGAGGCTACATCGGCAGCAGAACGTCAAACCACTTTTACGCAAATGATGGAAATTGCTCTTTCGATGGCAGAATAA
- a CDS encoding DUF3369 domain-containing protein, whose amino-acid sequence MYDELLFADETDVVEPKIVDRIKVLIVDDEEEVHIVTKLVLDDFVFEGKKIELLSVYSASEAKDVLLKHEDIALILLDVVMERADAGLQLVKYIREVMGNSLVRIVLRTGQPGEAPEARVIVEYDINDYKEKTELTAQKLLTTLISALRSHRDLLTIAMNKKGLEKIIESSPEIFRMQSMQNFATGVLMQLIAMLRLNKNSLYLKVSSFAATRKKDGEIKVLAATGDFHIQNYEKLSQDIHDKLDYVLAAKQSIFLEDYFILYWQSADEHVYLIYMEGDQRLSDLDRRLLDVFCLNVSSAFENLKLHLEMYDTQREVFFRLAEVAETRSKETGNHVRRVAEYARLLAMKYGLSEKDVDTLHLAAPMHDIGKLGIPDEILNKPGKLTPEEFEIIKLHANIGYDMLKGSHLHMLQAAAIIAKEHHERYDGRGYSSGLQGNEIHIFARITAIADVFDALSCDRVYKKAWPLEDVLSYFQEAKGGQFDPELVELLFSNLDEFLQVQEKFADDFHHTNV is encoded by the coding sequence ATGTATGACGAATTATTATTTGCAGATGAGACCGATGTAGTAGAGCCAAAGATAGTTGATAGGATAAAGGTTTTAATCGTTGATGATGAAGAAGAAGTACATATTGTTACGAAGCTCGTATTAGATGATTTTGTTTTTGAAGGAAAAAAGATTGAGCTGCTCAGTGTTTACTCTGCCAGTGAGGCGAAAGACGTATTACTTAAGCATGAAGATATTGCCCTTATTTTATTAGATGTAGTTATGGAAAGGGCGGATGCTGGTCTACAGCTGGTGAAGTATATTCGGGAAGTGATGGGCAATAGCCTGGTTCGGATTGTATTACGTACAGGGCAGCCGGGGGAAGCACCAGAGGCAAGAGTCATTGTAGAATATGATATTAATGATTATAAAGAAAAGACAGAGCTGACAGCACAAAAGCTGCTGACAACTTTGATTTCTGCTTTGCGTTCCCATCGAGATTTACTGACAATTGCCATGAATAAAAAAGGCTTAGAGAAGATTATTGAGTCTTCACCGGAAATTTTCCGCATGCAATCGATGCAGAATTTTGCAACTGGTGTATTAATGCAGCTGATTGCTATGCTAAGGCTAAACAAAAACAGTTTATATTTAAAAGTATCCAGCTTTGCTGCTACCCGGAAAAAAGATGGTGAAATTAAAGTATTGGCAGCTACTGGTGATTTTCACATACAAAATTACGAGAAGCTTTCTCAAGATATACATGACAAGCTGGATTATGTCTTAGCGGCAAAACAAAGTATTTTTTTAGAAGACTATTTTATTTTATATTGGCAAAGTGCTGATGAACATGTATATTTGATTTACATGGAAGGCGACCAAAGACTTAGTGATCTGGACCGACGTCTATTGGATGTTTTTTGTCTGAATGTTTCCTCTGCTTTTGAAAATTTAAAACTGCATTTAGAAATGTATGATACACAGCGGGAAGTTTTCTTTCGTCTGGCGGAGGTGGCAGAGACAAGATCCAAAGAAACGGGCAATCATGTACGGCGTGTAGCAGAATATGCTCGTCTTTTAGCAATGAAATATGGATTGTCAGAAAAAGATGTAGATACTCTTCACTTAGCGGCCCCCATGCATGATATTGGCAAATTAGGTATACCTGATGAAATTTTAAATAAGCCAGGGAAATTAACGCCGGAAGAGTTTGAAATTATTAAGCTTCATGCTAATATTGGATATGATATGTTAAAGGGTTCCCATTTGCATATGCTGCAGGCAGCAGCTATTATTGCAAAAGAGCATCATGAGCGATATGATGGAAGAGGATATTCTTCTGGATTACAAGGTAATGAGATTCATATTTTTGCTAGAATAACAGCCATAGCGGATGTGTTTGATGCGCTGAGCTGTGACCGAGTATATAAGAAAGCTTGGCCATTGGAAGATGTATTATCTTATTTCCAGGAAGCTAAAGGAGGGCAGTTTGATCCCGAATTGGTAGAGTTGCTTTTTAGCAATTTAGATGAATTCTTGCAGGTGCAGGAAAAGTTTGCAGATGATTTTCATCATACAAATGTCTAA